Genomic DNA from Peribacillus simplex NBRC 15720 = DSM 1321:
GGGGCGTATGGGCTATGTTCGGAATTGCCTTCCAAATTCCCATGAAGCAGACCTATATGATAATCGGCCCCTTCAGCTTTTATGTAGGTTTCTATCATTCTCTCCCTTACGTGACGGCGTGGATAACTGAATCCATAAAGGTTGACAGTCGTCCCATTGATTTTTTCAAACCGTTTCACTTCGGTTTGCCCTGAAAATACGTGGACATTATCCGGCAGCTCCACAGTAATCCATGAGCCGCTAAGATGATCATGATTACCATGAATGATATAAGCAGGGATCTGATGTTGCTGGAGTTTTTCCATTTCGGTTCGAAAGCGGACCTGTGTCCGGAGACTCCGATTTTCCCCATCAAATAGATCTCCCGATAACACGATAAAGTCAACCTGATGGGAAATTGCTTCTTTAATGATAGTTTGAAAAGCTTTAAACGGACTTTCCCTTAATTCCTTTAATATAGATGACGGCATATCCTTCAACCCTGAAAAGGGACTATCCAAATGGAGATCCGCCGCATGAATGAACTTCACACCGCTCAAAAGTATCACCTCGATTTCTATCAACATTTCACATTTAATTTTAACATGAACAGAACATACTTTCCCATACATTATTATTTTAATATGGCATCCTGGTACCTAGATATTCCAGTATGGGCAAATTCAACAGGAAAAAGACCGAATGGCGTGAACATTGTTTCATGCACGGCATTCGGTCTTTTTTCATCATTTAAAAATATCCATACTTAAATAGCGTTCACCATTATCCGGTGCAATGCATAATACTCGTTTTCCACTTCCAAGACGACGGGCTTCCTGCAGGGCAGTCCAGACAGAGGCACCTCCTGAAGGTCCAATCAATATACCTTCCTTCGAAGCCATATCCTTCATGGTGGAAATCGCATCTTCATCAGCCGCTTGAACGATTTCATCAAATACCTCTGTATTTAAGATGGTGGGGATAAAACCAGGGCTCGTACCCACTAACTTATGAGGCCCAGGCTTTCCGCCGGATAGAACTGGAGAACCCTTAGGCTCGACAACGACAACCCTTAAATCCGGAAGATGTTCTTTTAAGGCTTCACCAGTACCGGTAATCGTCCCTCCCGTTCCAGCAGTAGCGACAAACACATCCAGGTTTCCATCCATCTGATCTAGAATCTCGGCTGCTGTCGTCACTCTGTGAATATCAGGGTTGGCTTGGTTTTCGAATTGCTGCGGAATAAAGCTATTAGGAATCTCTGCGGCGAGTTCCTCAGCTTTTCGAATGGCTCCCGGCATCCGCTCAGATGCAGGGGTGAGGACAACTTCTGCTCCGTATGCTTTTAAGATATTGATTCTTTCTTTCGACATATTATCCGGCATGACCATAATGGCCCGATACCCCTTTGCCGCGGCATTCATAGCAAGCCCAATACCTGTATTCCCTGATGTTGGTTCTATGATCGTGGCCCCAGATTGAATGATATCATCCAATTCAGCCTGCCTAATTAAGTTGAAGGCAGCCCGATCTTTTACGCTGCGGCTCGGATTGAAATATTCAAGTTTCACAAATACTTCAGCGTCACCCTCCGCTGTTAAATGATTAATCCTTACAACAGGTGTATCTCCTATCAATTCAGTGATATTATTAACGATTTTTACCGTCATTCAAAAAATCCCCCTTCGGCCCATACACTTCCTACATGCACTTTTACTCAGGTTTATTATATCATTTATGATTTTTCATTTTAAAGAGAGAATTCCTCTAGTATAAATAGGTTTTGTTTTCATTCTTTCCAAACTTAAAGGAAAAAAACTTTGAAATTAGTTCGATATGGTTATTTTCCATCATTTTTCAAGATTTTCAGCTACTTATCAATATTCCCTGTCTTATTACATTTCCCTCACATAACAATAGTCAAAATTGACAGATAATGATAAAATTTTTATAACAGTTCCTATCTTTTAGATAAAAGACAGTATTATTTTTGACAAGGGAGTTTTTGAAAATGAGCAGAATATACAAATTAACGGTTTTTGAACCGTCAGGGGAAAAACTATTGGATGAATCATTTACAGCCGAGAATGATGAACAAGCAAAAGAATTGGGACAAAATCTATTGAATGAAAAAAACTATCAAGATCAAACACATCGCTGTACATCACCTTCAGGCGCTTTATTGCTTTTTCATCGCTGATTTGAAATGGAAGCGCAATCACTAAAGAT
This window encodes:
- a CDS encoding YhzD family protein; translated protein: MSRIYKLTVFEPSGEKLLDESFTAENDEQAKELGQNLLNEKNYQDQTHRCTSPSGALLLFHR
- the cysK gene encoding cysteine synthase A, yielding MTVKIVNNITELIGDTPVVRINHLTAEGDAEVFVKLEYFNPSRSVKDRAAFNLIRQAELDDIIQSGATIIEPTSGNTGIGLAMNAAAKGYRAIMVMPDNMSKERINILKAYGAEVVLTPASERMPGAIRKAEELAAEIPNSFIPQQFENQANPDIHRVTTAAEILDQMDGNLDVFVATAGTGGTITGTGEALKEHLPDLRVVVVEPKGSPVLSGGKPGPHKLVGTSPGFIPTILNTEVFDEIVQAADEDAISTMKDMASKEGILIGPSGGASVWTALQEARRLGSGKRVLCIAPDNGERYLSMDIFK